The Nerophis lumbriciformis linkage group LG15, RoL_Nlum_v2.1, whole genome shotgun sequence genome window below encodes:
- the LOC133616256 gene encoding succinate dehydrogenase assembly factor 2, mitochondrial-like, which translates to MLSSVISKRLVTGMCRTAWRPALTGLVPSRCYRGEAPDDVKTDLIEIPLPPWDERPGESTHMKRRRLLYESRKRGMLENCILLSLFAKKYLSTMTETQLKQYDRLINEPSNDWDIYYWATEAQPTPEVYQGEVIEMLKEFTKNRDQEQRLDAPSLEYLEKEG; encoded by the exons CTGGTTACAGGAATGTGCCGGACGGCGTGGAGACCTGCTCTGACCGGGCTGGTACCTTCTCGCTGTTACCGTGGCGAAGCACCTGATGATGTCAAGACTGACCTGATTGAGATCCCTTTGCCACCTTGGGACGAAAGACCCGGAGAGTCCACGCACATGAAGAGACGGCGCTTGCTCTACGAGAGTCGTAAGAGAGGAATGCTGGAGAACTGCATATTACTCAG CCTTTTTGCCAAAAAATACCTAAGCACAATGACTGAGACCCAGCTGAAGCAGTATGACAGACTGATCAACGAGCCAAGCAATGACTGGGATATCTACTACTGGGCAACAG AAGCTCAGCCGACCCCAGAAGTTTACCAAGGAGAAGTCATAGAAATGCTGAAAGAGTTCACAAAGAATCGCGATCAGGAACAGAGGTTGGACGCACCCAGCTTGGAATACCTGGAAAAAGAAGGCTAA